GTCGGCTACCATTAAATCCAGCGTAGCGGTGTTCGCCACGTTACCGTTGTACGAAGTGTTGTCTTTCGAATCGTTCCAGGTATAAGAAGCGGTAATTTGTCCGTCGCGGAAATACCGGTACGTTCCGTCTACTACCAAGGCGTACTGGTTTTTACGGCCGGCGCTGATTAATTCCAACACCCGACCTACCTCGGTAGTTTTGCGGCTATTTACCCAGTTAGCCACGCCATTTTTGGTATCAATGGTAGAAGCAGGTACATACACGCCCCGATTGGCTTCTTCTTCAATTCTAAAATACGGTTGGTCTACCATGTTGCGATCTACGTACATGTAGTTGTTCCGCGCCCAGGCGGCAAATCCACTGATTCCGATCCGCAGGTTATCGTTTACAAAGCGGTTGATAGAGAAGTTAGTTTTGTAAACCACGGGCACCTTTGCGTCGGGGCTGTTGGTATTAATGGTTACTAATTTCGGAATAGCCGGATTGTTAAACAGTTCGGCACCGGGAGCGGTAGATGGGTCGGCCCGGTAGCCCGGGAAATTAGGAGTTGGTACTAAGGCTCCCGTAAGGTCTACGGAAGCTACTTTAGTGCCGTCGAATAAGATGTTGTTGATCATGGAGTACGGGTTTAAGGCCGAACCAAATACCCCGGCTCCTACCCGGATGATGTTCTTACGTTCTTCGTTCACGTCCCAGGTAAACTGCACGCGGGGCTGCAATTGAGTAGTGTTAATTTTATTATCGGTCCGGATACCTAACTCGTTATATACTACCGGGCTAAAATTTGCGCGGTTCAGGTATTGGGTATTATCCAGTCGTAAACCGGCCATTACTTCCAGGCCGTGGGCCAGTTTTGTATCCATTTGGGCGTAAACGCCGGAAGCTAATGAATTTACCACGTTGCTCTGGTCTTCGTTCAGGTAAATTTCCCGTACGTACCGGTACGGCGTCAGGCTGTTGAAATTTTCTAAACCAGTGAAGAAGAACCGGCCGTTCATTTCGCTGCCGTACCGGGAATTCATGCGGTTGTACATCACATCTACCCCGAAAGTAAAGTTAATTTTACCGGTATTGTAATAGAAGTTATCTACCAACTGCACCACGTTGCCTTTAAACCATTCCGGCGAAAAACGCTGACCCCCAATCTGAATAGAATTAAAGTAACTGCTAGAACCTGTTTTTGATTCTACGTTTTCCACGATCGCGCGCGGGATACCGTCCGATGGAAGCTCGGGACTTGGAATTACAGCTTCGTCCTGGAAGAAATGCTGCACTTTTACTTCGTTGGTAATTTTCGGATTCAGGATAGTCCGTAAAGAAAGCATCAAGCTGTTGTCGAATTTTTTGCGGTCGATGTACGATTCGTACGCGTTGATACCGGAATTGTCGCCTTCGGATAACAGGTCGTTTTCGCGTACCAGGTTGTTCCGTAAAGTCAATAAATTTTTAGAATTTAACTGCCAATCGATGCGGGCAAAAATCGCGTCGGTTCCTTTGGTTTTACCAAATGCGCCAAACTGCGGATTATTAGAAACGCCGTATTTAGAGCGGGCAATGCTTAAGAAATTATCCAGGGTTCCTTGGGTTACCCGGTTAGCAGCTTCATCGGCCGCGCCTTGGATGTTGGCGATATATACCGGACGAGAGTCGGCCTGGTGGTCCCAGGCTACGAAAAAGTGCGCTTTGTCTTTAATAATCGGACCGCCCAAGGAGAATCCGTACTGATTGGTATTGTAGTCCTGCACGCGTTTGTTACCCCGTAAATCGTAAGGGCTGGCCAGCCAATCGGTACGCATAAAGTTAAAAGCACTACCGGATAATTTATTGGTTCCTGATTTAGTTACGGTGCTGATAGTACCCCCGCCGCTGCGGCCCATGGTTACATCGTATTCGTTGGTTACTACTTTAAATTCCCGGATAGCTTCCATGGAAATAGAATAAGCACTGGACGTAGAACCACCAGCAATGGTACCACGCGAGGTCATGCCGTCGATGGTAAAGTTGGTAGAAGAAGCCAACTGCCCGCCCAAGCTCGTACCACTGCTCAACGGTGAAAGGTCGATTAAAGAGGTAAAATTCCGGCCGTTTACAGGCAGCTTCGCAATGTCTTTAGCCGTGATAGGCGTGGAGGCTCCTAAGTTTGGTACCGTGTTTTTTAGAGAGCTGGCTACTACTTCTACGGCCTCCAGTTCGGTGGCGCTGGTCTGTAAAGCAAAATTTACTTTTAATTGGTCGCCTTGGTTCAGGGCAAATCCGGTTTTCTTTTGTTCGGTGTAGCCAATAAAAGATACGGTAATAGAGTAAGGCGCTCCTAAAGGCAACTGTTTAATAATATAATCGCCGTTTAAGTCGGTAACCGTACCCGCCTGAAAACCGGTTGATTCGTTCCGGACTAAAACCGTAGCCCCGATGATGGGGCTGTTGTTGGCTTCAGCTACTTTACCAATAATGGTAGCCTCGTTCCCTTGCCCGTAAACAGGTAAGAAGCCCGAAAACAGCAGGGTAAGTAGTAAAATACATCCTGTAAATAATCGTTTCATTGTTTGTTAATTAAGTAAGTAGTAGTTTTTGTTGTAGTGGTTGTCGTGTTAAAATCAGGCAATACTTTCTCTTTCACCCCGAAAATGGAGGTGACGCTAGTGGAAAGCAGAATAATTTTAGTTAGAGTATAGTCCGGCTGCCTTGCTGGCACCCCGACATTCAGTTTTGAATTGTATTGGTAAGCGCTAACCCATATTGGTCAGAAATATTTATTATCTGTAATTAATCCCGTCTTTATGGGCGCAAAAGTAGATTGGCAATGTTAAGGATGTATTAACCCATAGTTAACTTACTGTTGCTTTTCGCGGGGCCGCATTGATTTTGGGATGAAATATTAGAAGCGGAAATGGCGGGTTCAGGAAAAGGTTCCGGATAAGTAGGGTTAATAAAGCAGAATACTTGTAGGTAGGCAATATCGCGTGCATTAAGAAAAATGGTGTGTTACGTTTAATGTAAAGAAACAGGCAAACAGCAAACAGCCCCGGCGGGTAGCAGATACGATCTGGCATCTGCTACCCGCCGGGGTTGTTTGCTTATTTCTTTAATGCTTATATAAAGAGCAGAATTTTAAAAAATTTAAATTTCTGGCGTATTATGTATTAGCGTACCGACAAAGATAAATTACCGCTGCCGGCATCAGCGGTTATCCGGACGCCGCCGCCGTTTAACTTGCCCCGAACTTCGTCTTTTTGAATAACTCCATTAAAGGCATTTAGCGTACCTACGTTTACTTCATCGGCTTGTAAATCTAAATCTGCGGAAATGTTTTTGGGCAAATGCAAAGAAATATCGCCGCCCGAGTTGTTGAGTTTAATGTATTTGCCGGGTTTTTTAATCGCTACTTCCAGGTTTCCCCCGCTCGTTGACGTGGACAAGCTACAGGCCATATCTTTTAATTCGATGTCGCCGCCGGAAGTGTGAGCGCTTAGTTCGCCGGTAATGTTATTTCCGTCTACATCGCCGCCCGAAGTACTGGCATTAATTACCCCGTTTAAGTTAGTTAAGTGTAAAGAACCACCGGAAGTAGCCAGCTGCAAATTACCGGTACAATCAGTGGCGTTTATATCGCCGCCGCTGGTAGTTAAATCCATAAAATCTTTCGAATTTTTCAGGTGAATGCTGCCTCCGGATGTACTGCCTTTGGTGCGGCCGCTTACCCGGTCAATCTGTAAATCGCCGCCGCTGGTAGTAAAATGCTGCTCTCCGGAAATGTTGGTTAATTGAATGTTGCCCCCGCTGGTGGTTAAATTGGTAGCCACTTTCTCGGGCACAAACACCCGAAACGAAATATTCAGGCCGCGTTTCCAATCCATTCCTTGTTCTCTAGGCTTGGCCCGAGCAATAAGTTTGCCGCCACTTACCGTAACCGAAAGGTCATAATCTTCGGCTAAGCGTTTCTGAATTTCGTCTTTGGTTAAGGTTTGGCCGGAGCGTTCGCGGTTGCTGTTTACGTAAACTTCCACGCGGGCATCGGCATTACTGCCCCCCGTTACGGCAATGCTGCCCCCTGAGGTTTTTACTTCTACGTTTTTTATTGCCTCGTTAGCTAAGGACTTGGTAAGGTAAGGTGCCTGGCCCGCTTTAATCTGGGCGTTTGCGGTTAAACTCAGGCCAACCAATAAAAGAGAGATAAAGGTTTTCATAATTTTAAATTTTTAAAATTTCATTTATTATGCTGTTTCAAAAAACTTTATGCAGAAGCCATGTATACAAACAGACGCGTGGAGTGGAGTATTTATTTTATAATTTTACTCATAATAACAATACCATAAAATATACTGCATTGATAAACAAACATTTGTGTAAATATAAACGGTAATTTTGCAATTTAAAAGTGTACGGTTGCGGTACAGTGCTGTCCGGATTTGTACGGCGGCGGAAGGTTATTATGAGTAATCTTGCTGGTTGAGGAGTTTGCCTATTGGCGGCTTTACCCTTCCGCCCTAAAGGGCACCTTCCCTAAAAACAGGGAAGGAGATGCAGTTATCCTGGAAGTTGCAGTAAGCAACTCACTACACCTGGTAGAATCTAGCGGTAAAAATTTAACTTTGGCTACAATGATGTGAGTAACTTGGAAGCTGTTTAGCCTATATAAAACTAGAGGCCACCTTCGCCTTTGGGGGTGTCTCCACCACCAAAACGGGATAGCGCAATAAAATACTACTCCTAAAAGCTTCTGGTTGGTACCTTTACTTATTACACTTTAGAATGCTTAACAGCTTCTTGTTTTATCTTACTTAAGCAGCGTCTTATAAAGTCTTATCAACTTCATTATAAGAGTGTTGAATAATGACCAGTTGTAGTCAGAAACATAAAATAAAAGACTCTCCTTAAGTAGCAGTTCCCAAAAGCCGCATCTCCTCCCCTGTTCTTAGCTTGCCGCAGCCGGAGGGGTAAAATCCGGAAAGTCCTAAGTTAAAATCTGCTTTTTTTAAAATTTCTCCCGATTACTTTACCACCAACACCGAATTAGTATATCCGTTTTCTTCCAGGGTGGCGGTATTGCCGGGATCCAGCATCCAGTTGCCGTCTATTACTATTTTATACTGATATTGACCGGGAGTTAAATTCAGGCGGCAAATCCAGGTATCGCCTTGTTTTACAAAAAAGTGATGATAGGCATTCCAGCCGTTAAAGCTGCCGGCCAGAGTAATTAATTTGGCATTGTTATACCCTTTTAATTTAAATTCGATGTTGCCCTTGGGTGGGTTGGTGGCCGTTAGCTGGTCGGCAATATGTTTGGCTTCCTTGTTTTGCGGGTCGAGGGCGTAGGCTTTTAAGTAGTTGGTAGCAGCGGCTTCTTTATCGCCGTTGAGCAAACAGGCATAGGCGTAGCTGTCGTACACATTCGCCGATTGTGGGTAGGCCTCCAGGTTTAGTTGCAGCACTTCTTTGCCTTCGCGTAATTTCCCGCTCCGCAGCAATTGGTAACCAATGTTGTTCAGTTCATCTTCGGCAATTTCGGGTTTGTGATCGGGTTTTAAGAACGGCTGAATAGCCGCGGTTACGCCTTGCTTGGGAATATGCTGCCGGAATAAAAATCCTGGACTGGTGTATTGTTCGTAGTCGATAAAAGCAATGGCGGGCTGTTCTTTGCTTGTGACTAGCTGCAAAATGCGTTTGGCTACGCTCAGGCCGTTATTGCTATTGGTAAAATATACCACACCTAGTTTTTCTTTCGGGTAAGCCAGCATGTAGCACCGGAAACTGTAATTGTCGCCCCAATGCCAGAAAGCTTTTGCGCCGGCCACTTCCTGCAAGCCTACTCCTAAACCCCAGGCCACTGTCTTGGACATAGCTTCGGCTTCATCTTTCGTTCTTTTTTCCGGTACGGCTACCTGGGGCGTGAGCATAGCGGCCAAGGTACTTTTTTTAAGTTTTTCCCCGTTGAGCAAGGCCGTCATAAAGGCTGCATAATCGGGGGCCGTGGTGTGTAACGAAGCGGCGGCGTTGGCAGTAGTGGGTTTATTTTTGGGCAAAGGATTACTAAAGGCATCGTGCGGCGTAGCCGTTTTGGCGTCGAAATCGGGCCGCCAGGTATAGCTGCTGTTGGGCATGCCCAGTGGTTTAAATACTTTTTCGCTTACCACCTCATTGAGCGTTTTACTGGTTATTTTCTCTACTACTTTTTGCAGGTACACGTAGCCTTCGCCGGAATAGCTAAATTTCTGGCCGGGTTCAAAGTTAATGCGCAGCGAGTCGTTATTGCGCCAGTTCGGGAACCCGGACGTGTGGCTCAACACCATGCGGGCGGTTATTTTTTTATAGCGCGCATCCTTTTCAATATCCGGGTAAGGCAAGTACGTATACAGGGGCTTATCCAGGTTTAATAATCCTTGATCTACTAATTGCAGGCAAGCATAGGCAAAAACCGGTTTGCTTAACGAAGCCGCCTCAAAAACAGTATTGATAGCCATTTTCTCTTTGGTCTCGGCGTTTTTAAACCCGTAAACCTGGGTGTAATGCATTTTACCCTCTTTAATCACCGATATAGCTAGCCCGGGAATTCCGGCACTATCGAGCAGAGGCGGAATAGCATTATTTAACTGTATGGCGGTTTGAATTTTAGGTAAATCTCTTTGATCCACAACACGCTGCGCCATAGCTCTACCAGTGAAAGCTAAACACAGGCTTACAAACAGCCATTTTTTAAATTTTTGCGTTGGCAACAACATAACAGCACCTCTTTTTTGCACAACTCGCGCATGAATGCATGAAAGATAATTGTCGGAAATTTAAAAAACTATTCGGTGCGCAAACTCTTTACCGGGTTGGCTACTGCTGCTTTGATGGCCTGAAAACTAACGGCTAGCAACGCCATTAGAATAGCCGCCAGACCCGCCAGAGCAAATAACCACCACGAGATCGGGGTACGGTAAGCAAAATCCTGTAGCCACTGGTGCATAAACCAGCCAGCTAAAGGCCAGGCAATTACGTTAGCCAGTAACACCAATTTTAAAAAATCACGGGAAAGCAACGTTACAATAGAAGTAACCGAAGCCCCCAGTACTTTGCGGATGCCGATTTCTTTGGTGCGCTGCGTAACGGTAAAAGCTACCAAGCCCAGTAAACCCAAACAAGCGATAAAAATGGCCAACCCTGTTGCCAGCCGCACAATAGCCGCCGTCTTTTGCTCATTGTCGTAAAAATGGGCAATGGTCTCATCCAAGAAAGTATAGTGGAAGTTTTGGTCCGGGTACAATTTTTTAAATTCTTGTTCCACTTGGGCCATCGTGGCTTTAACTTCCGCGGCAGACTTGCCGGAAGTGACTAATTTTAGATTGAAAGTACGAGCATATCTATTTTCGGAACCAATAAAAACCGGCTCAATGGCTTTATGTAAGGATTGCACGTTAAAATCCGAAATTACTCCCACAATAGGCAGCTTTTTCTGGTCGAGCAGCAGGTATTTGCCCACAGCTTCGTCGGCCTGTTTAAAACCTAAACTTCGGGCACCAGCTTCGTTTATCAGCAATTCCTGTAAAGTATCGGCGGGGCGTATATTGCGCCCGGCTAGCAGCTTAATGCCATACAGATTAATGTAGTTTTCGTCGCCGGATTTATTGTGCAGAATTAAGCTAATTTCTTTTTTACCGTCGAGGTACTTAAATACCATGGTGTTGGTGCCGGAAAGGGCCGGGGTAGAGTGGCTTAAACTTACTTGCGCTACTGCGGGCATTTGCCGGATCTTGTTTAGTAACACAAACTTCTTCTGGCTTTGGTCGCGCCAGTCAGTTTCAAAAGTAACAATTTGGTCTTGCTTGAAACCCATGTCCTGGTTGCGGAGGTAATTAATTTGCGCCCCTACGACGAGGGTTCCCAGAATAAATACCTGCGAAATGGTAAACTGAAACACAATTAAGGTTTTCCGGAGGTAAGCTTTGCGGGTAGTAGCCGTTGCTATTTGACCTTTGAGCGATTGGATGGGCGCGGCAGCCGATAAAACCCAGGCGGGATAAAAACCTGCCAGCAAAGTAGTTATTACCAATACTGCGGCTAAAAACAACCATACCGCCGGGCTAAACCAAGGCAAAGAAATACCCGCGGGTAAAAATTTTGAAAAAGCAACCAGAACAGGGTTGGTGAGCAACACTGCCAGCAGTACTGCTACTAAAGTTAATACAAACGTTTCGCTTAAAAACTGTTTTATTAAACTCCCCCGGTTACTGCCTAATACTTTGCGCACGCCAATTTCTTTAGCGCGTTGTACCGATTGCGCCGTAGCCAGATTGATAAAATTAATAGCGGCAATCAACAGCAGAAAAGCAGCTACTCCCATCAGCGCGTACAAAGTGGGGCGATGCGCCAGCCGCACGTACCCGCCACCATAATCGGCGTTAAAATGAATATCGCGTAGTGGCTGCAGTAAAAACGAACGATTGTTATTGTACTCGTCTTTGGGTACGTGCCGGTTTATTAAAGCCGGAAACTGCCGGGCAACCTGGGCGGGCGTGGTTCCGGGGGTTAGTTGCACAAATAACTGCGACGACGAACTGGTACCAGCCCATTGTTTCAAAGCTAAATTTTCCTGCCAGGCTGGGTTTTGATTAGCGGTAGCGAGCGAAATAAAATTGGTAAAATGTAAATCGGTGTTTTGCTGCCAATCCTGCACAATGCCCGACACGGTGACGGTGGTGGTATCCTGGCCATCCAGATAAGTCAGCGTTTTACCCAGGTAATTGGCGGCTTTTTGCTTACCAAAGTAGGTCTGCGCCTGCTTTTCCGAAAGTACCACCTGGTACGGTTCCTGTAGGGCGGTCTGCGCGTTACCAGCCAACCAGTTATATTTAAAAATGGCAAAATACTCCGGATCCGCAATAATATATTTAATGCTGCTGGGGCTGTAATCCACCGTACGAAAATCAAACATTTTAATTTTACCCGAAGATTGCGGCACATGTACTTGCTCTACCGAATACAATTGAAAAGGCGCTACGTGGGCTAAACCGGTAATTTCTTGTTTTATGGCGGCAGGAGCAGCCCCGGAAACCCCATTATTTTTGTAAATCTCCCCGGCAAAGCCAAGGTGCGATACCACCCGATAAATTTTACTTTGTTCCGCGTGAAACGTATCGTAACTTAATTCGAACCGGGCCAGTAAAAAAATAACTAAACACGCGCTAATGCCAATGGCTAAGCCCAGCACATTAATTCCGGAAAAAGCCGGATACTTCCACAAGTTGCGAATAGCTATTTTTAAATTGTTCCGGAACATATTTTTATAAATTTTAAAAATTTAAAATTTCGGGTGATCAACTACTCGCTACGCAACGCTTGCACCGGGTTGGCTAAAGCAGCCCGGATCGCGTGAAAAGAAATGGTGATTAAGGAAATTATAACCGTGGCCAGGCCCGCTACCCCAAACACCCACCAGCTTACGGGCACCTGGTAAGCAAAATCCTGGAGCCACTGGTGCAAACTATACCAGGCCACCGGCCAGGCCAGCACATTGGCAATTATAACCAGCATTACAAAATCTTTGGATAACAGGGTAACAATATCCGGAACGGAAGCGCCCATAACTTTGCGCACGCCAATTTCTTTGGTACGCCTCGCCACGGCTAAAGTAGCCAACCCGAACAAGCCCAGGCAGGAAATAAAAATAGACAAGCCCGATGCAATGTTAATCATCTGGCCCAGGCGCTGCTCCTGCCGGTACTGGTTTTCCAGGTTTTGGTCCAGGAAGGTATAGGAAAATGGTTCGTTGGGCGCAATTGTTTTCCAGGTTTGTTCCAGTAAGGTTACTTGCTCTGCCAGGTTACCAGGGTGCAGCCTTACGGAAATATCGGATTGCGACGAAGAAGAGATCATTAAATTTTCGATGCCTTGGTACAAAGAGTCGGGCTGCATGACCAGTACCAGCGGTTTTACCGGCGTATGCAACGATTCGAAGTTAAAATCTTCGACTACGCCAATAATGCGGTGCGCCGGAAAGTCGCCGGGTAAACGGGCGTTCAACGGATCTTTCCAGCCGTATTCTTTTACTAAAGCTTCGTTTACAATAACCGATTGAAATTTATCGGCGGTGTTGCTGGCTGAAAAGTTGCGGCCGGCCTTTAATTGAATGTTGTAGGTAGGAATAAAGTGCGCATCTACGTTATTTTGGGCAAATTCGCGGTATACTTTCTGGTTATCGTTGTAGCCTACTTCGGCCCAGGGCCCATTGCCAAAAGGAAACGCCGAAGCCGCCACCGCTGCTACCGCCGGGTGTTTACTAAGTGCCTCCCGAAAACGGGTAATCTGCGCCTGACCAGCTTCGCCACTTTGGGTAGTAGGAATTACTACTAAACGGTTGGTGTAGTAACCCAAAGGTTTACTTTGCAGGTAATGCATTTGCCGGTTCATTACCAGGGTGCCCACCATCAGAAACACCGAAAGCCCGAACTGCACTACTACCAGGCTGCGCCGGAACCAGCTTTGGTCGCCTTTAATGGTTAGTTTGCCTTTTAAAACTTCTACGGGTTTAAAGTTAGAAAGCACCAAGGCCGGATAACTACCGGCCACTAATCCCACTACCATTATTAAAACCAGCAACAAACCCATGGTGCCGGTATCGAGCACAAATTTTAAATTTTTATCGGCGAGCTGGTTAAATACAGGCAACAGCAAAACGGCCAGCAAAAAACCGGTAACCACGGCCAGCACCGTTAAGAACAAGGCCTCGCCCCAGAACTGCTGAATGAGTTGACCCCGGATGGCGCCCATTACTTTGCGTACGCCTACTTCGCGCGCCCGGCTCACCGAACGGCCAATCGAGAGCGTCATGAAATTAATGCAGGCAATGAGTAAAATAAAAAACGCAATGGTAGCTAGTATGTACGAGTAAGCCGGATTGCTAATTGGTTCCAGTCCTTCGGGCAAAGTGTTATTGAGGTGAATATCCCGGATGGGTTGCAGGTGAACATCGTAGGCTCCCGGCTGGTATTTTTCGCCGAAAGCTACTTTTACCATTTGGGGAAACTTGGCCTCTAATTGTTTAGCTTGGGTACCGGACCGCAGCAGCACGTAGGTTTCAGCTTCTACACGTTGCCAGTGGTTCAATGCTTTTTCGCTGCGGAGTTGTTTAATGCGCCCAAATGGCAGTAAAAAATTAAATTGAATGCTGGAATTGGTAGGTACATTCTGGGCTACGGCAGTTACGGTAAAAGCTTCCAGGGTAGAATCCAGTTGTATTTTTAAAATTTTACCTATGGGGTTTGTTTCGCCAAAGTATTTGTGGGCGGTGGCTTGAGTTAGAACCACGCTGTTAATTTCTCGCAAAGGTTCGGGGCTTTCTTTTTGCACCAAAGGAAAGTCGAACATCTGGAAAAAATCCGGCTCCACCAGGTGAATTTGCTCGGTAAAAATTTCGCTGCCGCGCTGTACTTTGCCATCTAGCTTTACCAGGCGGGTGGCTTTTTCTACTTCGGGGTAGTTGGCGACCAAGGCTGGTCCCAGCGGATATGGGGTAGTAGTATTAATGAAAGGCTCATTTTTATAAACCTCGTTAATCCAGGGGCGATAAATACGATCGGCTTTCGCGTGAAAATCATCGTAGCTCCATTCGTGTCGCACAAACAGCCCTATTAACAAGCAACAGGTGATGGCTATACTCAGGCCTAGCATGTTAATGGCCGAATAAGTCTTATGCCGGAAAAAGTGGCGAACCGCAATTTTAAAGTAGTTTTTCAGCATTGGCTTGAACTATTAAAATTATAGAATGGGCGTATGGCAAGGCTAAAAAGTAAACAGAAAGGCCAAAACCTAACAAAATTTACTCCAGCCAATAAGTACAGTATCCGTCCGGATAACCCAAGGGTGCTGACTTTATTCGTTGCGCAAAGCTTTTACCGGATTAGCTATGGCCGCTTTTATGGCCTGCATACTAACCGTAAGTAAAGCAATAAGAACAGCGGCAACGCCGGCCAGCGCAAATAACTCCCAACCCACGGATGCTCGGTAAGTAAAATTCTGTAACCAGTTATCCACGGCCCACCACGCCAATGGCCAGGCTATTATGTTAGCCAGCAGCACTAATTTTAAAAAATCAGCCGAAAGTAAAGCAACAATATTGGCGACCGAAGCACCCAGTACCTTTCTAATGCCTATTTCTTTAGTCCGCTGTTCGGCCGTGTAGGTTACCAGACCAAATAGGCCCAAACAAGAAATTAATATGGCCACCACTCCAAATACATTCACAATAGTATGAATAAGCATTTCGTTGCGGTACAGCTTTTCGTAATTATCGTCCAGAAAATGATAATCAAAGGGGTAAGCTGGATTTAGCTGCCGGGCAATTTTCTCGGCAGTTTTAATAGCTTCTACCGTACGACCAGGTTGGGTTTTAACAAGCACAAAATTGGTCCAGTTAGAGATATGCCGGATAACCAGGGGCTGAATGGGAACGTGCAGCGAAGCCAGATGAAAATCTTTCATCAGCCCGATTATGCGTCCTTTCTGGCCCATAAACGTGATCGATTGCCCCACCGGATCCTGAAAGCCCATTAGCTTAGCCGCCGATTCGTTTACCAAGATGTGAAGGGAATCGTTGGGGATAGCTTGAAAATCCCGGCCGCTCAACAACGTAATATTCATTGTTTTTACAAATCCGGTGCCTACCGTCATTTGCCAGATAGTTTCGATTTGCTTTGGATCTTTACCGGGCCAATCCAGGTTACCCGAAGTATTAGATCCGATATTTATAGGTAATTCTCCGGTAGTAGTTACTGCTTGTATCGCATCGGAGCGCAATAACTCCTGCTGAAAAACTTTTCGTTTGGTTGCCAGATTACCTTCGATGGGTACGTAAAATATGTTTTCGCGATCCAGCCCAAGCCGGGCGGTGCGCAGGTAATCTATTTGCCGCCCTACAACCAGCATGCCTATAATCAGGAATATAGACAGGATAAACTGAAAAACTACCAAGGACTGCCGTAAACGCGTAGCACTAACTCCCGTTTTTAAAGCTCCTTTAAGTACCCGCACTGGCTGGAGCGCAGACAAAAACAACGCCGGATAACTACCGGCAATTAAGCCGGTGAGTACGGCCAGCCCCAGTAAGGCAATCCATAATACTGGTTGAGCCAGCTGCAGCGAAAGTTGTTTTTGCGTAAAGCTGTTTACGTGGGGCAAGGCTAACCATGTTATAGCCAGCGCGAGCACTAAGGCTAATAACGCCATCAGTAACGATTCGCCCATAAACTGCTGCACAAGAGAAGAACGACCGGCGCCTATTACCTTCCGGACGCCTACTTCCCGGGAGCGGGCGGCAGAACGGGCCGT
The sequence above is a segment of the Adhaeribacter swui genome. Coding sequences within it:
- a CDS encoding TonB-dependent receptor yields the protein MKRLFTGCILLLTLLFSGFLPVYGQGNEATIIGKVAEANNSPIIGATVLVRNESTGFQAGTVTDLNGDYIIKQLPLGAPYSITVSFIGYTEQKKTGFALNQGDQLKVNFALQTSATELEAVEVVASSLKNTVPNLGASTPITAKDIAKLPVNGRNFTSLIDLSPLSSGTSLGGQLASSTNFTIDGMTSRGTIAGGSTSSAYSISMEAIREFKVVTNEYDVTMGRSGGGTISTVTKSGTNKLSGSAFNFMRTDWLASPYDLRGNKRVQDYNTNQYGFSLGGPIIKDKAHFFVAWDHQADSRPVYIANIQGAADEAANRVTQGTLDNFLSIARSKYGVSNNPQFGAFGKTKGTDAIFARIDWQLNSKNLLTLRNNLVRENDLLSEGDNSGINAYESYIDRKKFDNSLMLSLRTILNPKITNEVKVQHFFQDEAVIPSPELPSDGIPRAIVENVESKTGSSSYFNSIQIGGQRFSPEWFKGNVVQLVDNFYYNTGKINFTFGVDVMYNRMNSRYGSEMNGRFFFTGLENFNSLTPYRYVREIYLNEDQSNVVNSLASGVYAQMDTKLAHGLEVMAGLRLDNTQYLNRANFSPVVYNELGIRTDNKINTTQLQPRVQFTWDVNEERKNIIRVGAGVFGSALNPYSMINNILFDGTKVASVDLTGALVPTPNFPGYRADPSTAPGAELFNNPAIPKLVTINTNSPDAKVPVVYKTNFSINRFVNDNLRIGISGFAAWARNNYMYVDRNMVDQPYFRIEEEANRGVYVPASTIDTKNGVANWVNSRKTTEVGRVLELISAGRKNQYALVVDGTYRYFRDGQITASYTWNDSKDNTSYNGNVANTATLDLMVADDPRDLSRMTYANNQFRNKVVVYGTAPTFWGTTFSVRYSGLGGTRYSLAVGGNANGDFVNSNDLAYIYDPNDPEVPQYLREGIQAILDNPNAEQSMKDYIQRNMGQIAERNGGINGFYGVFDARLAKKFSFLGNHGLEASIDVFNVANLLKRDWGVGYNLGKQNLYTIKSFDPAAERFVYNVNKAAGVSSLNGNPYQIQLGLRYAF
- a CDS encoding DUF4097 family beta strand repeat-containing protein, which produces MKTFISLLLVGLSLTANAQIKAGQAPYLTKSLANEAIKNVEVKTSGGSIAVTGGSNADARVEVYVNSNRERSGQTLTKDEIQKRLAEDYDLSVTVSGGKLIARAKPREQGMDWKRGLNISFRVFVPEKVATNLTTSGGNIQLTNISGEQHFTTSGGDLQIDRVSGRTKGSTSGGSIHLKNSKDFMDLTTSGGDINATDCTGNLQLATSGGSLHLTNLNGVINASTSGGDVDGNNITGELSAHTSGGDIELKDMACSLSTSTSGGNLEVAIKKPGKYIKLNNSGGDISLHLPKNISADLDLQADEVNVGTLNAFNGVIQKDEVRGKLNGGGVRITADAGSGNLSLSVR
- a CDS encoding serine hydrolase; translation: MAQRVVDQRDLPKIQTAIQLNNAIPPLLDSAGIPGLAISVIKEGKMHYTQVYGFKNAETKEKMAINTVFEAASLSKPVFAYACLQLVDQGLLNLDKPLYTYLPYPDIEKDARYKKITARMVLSHTSGFPNWRNNDSLRINFEPGQKFSYSGEGYVYLQKVVEKITSKTLNEVVSEKVFKPLGMPNSSYTWRPDFDAKTATPHDAFSNPLPKNKPTTANAAASLHTTAPDYAAFMTALLNGEKLKKSTLAAMLTPQVAVPEKRTKDEAEAMSKTVAWGLGVGLQEVAGAKAFWHWGDNYSFRCYMLAYPKEKLGVVYFTNSNNGLSVAKRILQLVTSKEQPAIAFIDYEQYTSPGFLFRQHIPKQGVTAAIQPFLKPDHKPEIAEDELNNIGYQLLRSGKLREGKEVLQLNLEAYPQSANVYDSYAYACLLNGDKEAAATNYLKAYALDPQNKEAKHIADQLTATNPPKGNIEFKLKGYNNAKLITLAGSFNGWNAYHHFFVKQGDTWICRLNLTPGQYQYKIVIDGNWMLDPGNTATLEENGYTNSVLVVK